The following proteins come from a genomic window of Montipora foliosa isolate CH-2021 chromosome 2, ASM3666993v2, whole genome shotgun sequence:
- the LOC137992136 gene encoding uncharacterized protein, whose translation MIRNLLFSNTRRIVHVMSAKAQSKKPLRVATFNVLAPCYNWISGWWGRSESSKPDLYLPRFHAIIDLITSQKPCIDVVCLQEFWFHDDVMDLFDSQLDKKYRIVKLKRTGFKMDGLAILVDRSINIMAVSPIHFNDMNRRVALLVHLLLPEDGEVILMTTHLTYCSNYIDQYLRMSQIKKVKNEIESYQKKNNLEHVPVLLAGDFNGCPEDAVYNHVIESGFMSSYKTVHNREPGVTHRVYNGEEILVDYIFYRTSSPSSLVPRQSMVLPAEYSDKEWPKEFTLSDHRMIMTEFELHSQDSNQQT comes from the exons ATGATTcgaaatttgttattttcaaacacCCGTCGAATTGTTCACGTTATGAGCGCCAAAGCACAGAGCAAAAAGCCACTTCGTGTCGCCACGTTCAACGTTCTAGCTCCGTGCTACAACTGGATAAG TGGATGGTGGGGCAGAAGCGAAAGCTCTAAGCCGGATCTCTACTTACCAAGATTCCATGCTATTATTGATCTTATAACCAGTCAGAAACCATGTATAGATGTTGTTTGTTTGCAAGAGTTTTGGTTCCATGACGATGTGATGGATCTTTTTGATTCGCAGCTagataaaaa GTACCGAATAGTAAAGCTAAAGagaacaggttttaaaatggaTGGCTTGGCCATTTTGGTTGATCGCTCTATCAA CATCATGGCTGTGAGTCCCATACACTTCAATGACATGAATCGCCGAGTGGCATTACTGGTCCACCTTCTTTTACCAGAAGATGGAGAG GTAATCCTCATGACAACTCATTTAACCTATTGTTCAAATTACATTGATCAATATCTTCGTATG TCTCAGATAAAGAAAGTAAAAAACGAGATTGAATCTTACCAGAAAAA AAATAATTTAGAGCATGTTCCAGTGTTATTAGCCGGGGATTTTAATGGCTGCCCAGAAGATGCTGTTTATAATCATGTTATAGAAAGTGGCTTCATGTCCTCGTACAAAACTGTCCACAACAGGGAGCCAGGTGTGACGCATAGAGTGTATAACGGCGAAGAGATTCTTGTAGATTATATTTTTTATAG AACTTCGTCTCCTAGCTCCCTCGTTCCAAGACAATCCATGGTATTGCCTGCAGAATACAGTGATAAA gaaTGGCCAAAAGAATTTACTTTATCAGACCACAGAATGATCATGACAGAATTTGAGCTCCATTCACAAGATTCCAATCAACAGACGTGA
- the LOC137992133 gene encoding protein fem-1 homolog B-like encodes MISLEYSNHIKTFDYKSQRTQLEREAIDAVIAGQPLTPLFEKHSLSFDERKQLLKTKLGYPHKGEEFSLFLLAVVCGHVNLVRSMIEEHLVDVEQQKTVLVGVNAETSVMPSGFGYEVGEGVSALWCAAAWAKIDIVKLLISHGANINHKSKGGSSPLFMACQYFNSNRSRQVLLGRPDIPIQLELVKVLVENGANVTECGRDGNTPLIAASLSGFKDPSLVIYLLENGADPSVQNVHGTTALHLAAEMGCLETVKVLIENGAHVNPVDADGLTPLDRACCRCQDEVVDYVLSLPGCSREQKVHALELLGASHVTSINTESIEYFSEGFEEYDDETDNSDIQHGYQLMLQAMKERFNPPNSIIKSGVKSRLEIYNNQMESQSIEEVEALSTNNNEEAIMMEGFIIRDRVLGTLQSAEILQPLINEAVLLAHGGDFKSAIHFYSHALSFKLVSSPQSRDILRRFIELAAYMIENEAELMIADLEVAQEFLIAWLAHLQVKKEKLYGSHFELQEFEWSFDRDMLKAFYFICILSNVKIHNDHEAKRRFEMIKSIVDLNLSNSEGSDMLHLAVWDSILEVHNKVSMNSIFHVPNLKVLQLLLQCGVDINFCNKAGNSALHVLATVDSHLAVVPKDFKENGGKIYFDWFHQNGANFNIKNEAGETPVDVAVCELTKGFLQEL; translated from the coding sequence ATGATAAGTCTTGAGTACTCTAATCACATCAAGACCTTTGACTACAAAAGTCAGCGAACTCAGCTGGAACGCGAAGCAATCGACGCCGTGATCGCGGGGCAACCACTGACTCCATTGTTTGAAAAGCATAGCCTGAGTTTTGATGAACGAAAGCAACTTCTGAAGACCAAACTTGGCTATCCACACAAAGGAGAAGAATTTAGCCTCTTCCTTTTGGCTGTTGTGTGTGGTCACGTGAATCTTGTCAGAAGCATGATTGAGGAGCATCTGGTTGACGTTGAGCAGCAGAAGACAGTGTTGGTGGGTGTTAACGCAGAGACAAGTGTCATGCCAAGTGGCTTCGGCTATGAGGTTGGCGAAGGGGTCAGTGCCTTGTGGTGTGCTGCAGCATGGGCTAAAATTGACATTGTGAAACTGCTAATAAGCCATGGAGCCAACATTAATCACAAATCCAAGGGAGGATCTAGCCCACTGTTCATGGCATGTCAGTATTTTAATTCAAACAGATCACGTCAAGTACTGCTCGGCAGACCTGACATTCCAATTCAGCTTGAACTTGTTAAGGTCCTGGTTGAGAATGGAGCAAATGTCACAGAATGTGGTCGAGACGGCAACACCCCCCTGATTGCTGCATCTCTATCAGGGTTTAAGGACCCATCCCTTGTTATTTACCTGCTTGAGAATGGTGCAGATCCAAGTGTTCAAAATGTGCATGGCACCACTGCTTTGCACTTGGCAGCAGAGATGGGGTGTTTAGAAACAGTTAAGGTGTTGATTGAAAATGGAGCTCATGTTAATCCTGTTGATGCAGACGGGCTGACCCCTTTGGACAGAGCTTGCTGTAGATGCCAAGACGAAGTGGTAGATTATGTTCTTTCACTGCCTGGTTGCAGCAGAGAACAGAAGGTCCATGCATTGGAACTACTTGGAGCCTCACATGTCACAAGCATCAACACAGAAAGCATTGAGTACTTCAGCGAGGGATTTGAAGAGTATGATGATGAAACTGACAATTCAGATATCCAACATGGTTACCAGCTCATGTTGCAGGCAATGAAAGAGCGTTTCAACCCTCCAAATAGCATCATCAAGTCAGGAGTAAAGTCTCGTTTAGAAATATATAACAATCAGATGGAAAGCCAGAGCATAGAAGAAGTTGAAGCTTTAAGCACTAATAATAATGAAGAAGCTATTATGATGGAAGGGTTCATAATCCGTGATAGAGTTCTTGGCACTCTTCAATCAGCTGAAATTCTTCAGCCGCTAATCAATGAAGCAGTGTTGTTGGCCCATGGAGGCGATTTCAAATCAGCTATTCATTTCTATTCCCATGCATTGTCATTTAAATTGGTATCTTCTCCACAGAGTAGAGATATCTTAAGACGCTTCATTGAGCTTGCTGCTTACATGATTGAAAATGAAGCTGAACTGATGATTGCTGACCTTGAAGTAGCACAAGAGTTTTTGATTGCTTGGCTAGCTCAtcttcaagtgaaaaaggaaaagCTGTATGGATCTCATTTCGAGCTGCAGGAGTTTGAGTGGTCTTTTGATAGAGACATGCTAaaagccttttattttatttgcatcttAAGCAATGTTAAGATCCACAACGACCACGAGGCAAAGAGAAGGTTTGAAATGATCAAATCAATTGTTGATCTCAACTTAAGCAATTCAGAGGGATCAGACATGCTTCATCTTGCTGTTTGGGATTCAATCTTAGAAGTTCACAATAAGGTGTCTATGAACAGTATTTTTCATGTGCCAAACTTGAAAGTTCTTCAACTGTTGTTGCAGTGCGGGGTTGACATAAATTTCTGCAACAAAGCAGGAAATTCTGCCCTCCATGTTCTTGCTACTGTTGACTCACACCTGGCTGTGGTGCCGAAGGATTTTAAAGAGAATGGAGGAAAGATTTATTTTGACTGGTTTCATCAAAATGGTGCAAACTTCAATATTAAAAATGAAGCAGGAGAGACACCTGTTGATGTGGCAGTGTGTGAACTTACAAAGGGATTTCTTCAGGAACTATAA